From a region of the Streptomyces sp. NBC_00193 genome:
- a CDS encoding N-acetylglucosamine kinase, with amino-acid sequence MGVSRPVPPPAAAAVLAVDAGNSKTDVALIAADGRVLGTGRAGGFQPPRVGVEAAVDVVGQAVAEAAAAAGLPEPAAGAPYAVRVSACLANADLPVEEALLAQAIGARGWGTATEVRNDTFAILRAGLGENAGGPRGVAVVCGAGINCVGMLPDGRTARFPALGQISGDWGGGGGLAAEAMWWAARAEDGRGGPTELAAALPRHFARDSMHALIEALHLGIVEPVRMHELVPVLFDVASAGDPVAAALVERQAEEVVALASVALERLELLDEEAPVLLGGSVLAARHPQLNGRVEALLAERAPHARVSVVTAAPVLGAGLLGLDALGAGPEAYGKLRAHFG; translated from the coding sequence ATGGGCGTGAGCCGGCCCGTTCCCCCGCCCGCCGCCGCGGCGGTCCTCGCCGTCGACGCGGGCAACAGCAAGACGGACGTGGCGCTGATCGCCGCGGACGGCCGCGTCCTCGGCACCGGACGCGCGGGCGGCTTCCAGCCCCCGCGCGTCGGGGTCGAGGCGGCGGTGGACGTCGTCGGGCAGGCCGTCGCCGAGGCGGCCGCGGCCGCCGGACTGCCGGAGCCGGCGGCCGGGGCCCCGTACGCCGTCCGGGTTTCGGCCTGTCTGGCCAACGCGGACCTCCCGGTGGAGGAGGCTCTGCTCGCGCAGGCCATCGGCGCGCGGGGCTGGGGCACGGCCACCGAGGTCCGCAACGACACCTTCGCGATCCTGCGGGCCGGCCTCGGCGAGAACGCCGGGGGCCCGCGCGGGGTCGCCGTGGTGTGCGGGGCGGGCATCAACTGCGTGGGCATGCTGCCCGACGGGCGCACCGCCCGGTTCCCGGCCCTCGGGCAGATCTCCGGTGACTGGGGCGGCGGCGGCGGACTGGCCGCCGAGGCCATGTGGTGGGCGGCGCGCGCCGAGGACGGGCGCGGCGGTCCCACCGAGCTCGCGGCGGCCCTGCCGCGGCACTTCGCGCGGGATTCCATGCACGCGCTGATCGAGGCGCTGCACCTGGGCATCGTCGAGCCCGTACGGATGCACGAGCTGGTGCCGGTGCTGTTCGATGTGGCCTCGGCCGGCGATCCGGTCGCCGCGGCCCTCGTCGAGCGGCAGGCCGAGGAGGTCGTGGCCCTGGCCTCGGTGGCGCTGGAGCGGCTCGAACTGCTGGACGAGGAGGCGCCCGTCCTGCTGGGCGGCAGCGTCCTGGCCGCCCGGCACCCGCAGCTGAACGGCCGCGTGGAGGCCCTGTTGGCCGAACGGGCCCCGCACGCGCGGGTCTCGGTGGTGACGGCCGCGCCGGTGCTGGGCGCGGGCCTGCTGGGTCTGGACGCGCTGGGGGCCGGGCCCGAGGCCTACGGGAAGCTGCGCGCCCATTTCGGCTGA
- a CDS encoding carbohydrate ABC transporter permease — protein MSQTITRGARHAPRPAAPGTPDSARVVRAARRKAALHWVAVHSLGVAAALFFVLPFVFLFLTSVMSDQQALTRDLWPHNWEWGNYAKVWDTPGFLTWWRNTLLYAGLGTLLTVVSSVPVAYALAKFRFRGRRLSLLLVIAMMMLPPQVVVIPMYLFWAQQLDLSGTLWPLIIPMAFGDAFSIFLLRQFLLTIPDEYLDAARVDGCGELRTMLRVVLPMAKPGIAAVALFQFFAAWNDYFGPQIYASDNPAAWTLSYGLESFKGAHHTNWNLTMAATVLVMAPVIVLFFFAQKAFVEGVTLTGVKG, from the coding sequence ATGAGCCAGACCATCACCCGCGGCGCGCGGCACGCCCCGCGTCCCGCCGCGCCCGGCACCCCGGACTCCGCGCGGGTCGTGCGCGCCGCCCGCCGCAAGGCCGCCCTGCACTGGGTGGCCGTGCACTCCCTGGGCGTCGCGGCGGCGCTCTTCTTCGTCCTCCCCTTCGTGTTCCTCTTCCTGACCTCGGTGATGAGCGACCAGCAGGCGCTGACCCGCGACCTGTGGCCGCACAACTGGGAGTGGGGCAACTACGCGAAGGTGTGGGACACCCCCGGCTTCCTGACCTGGTGGCGCAACACCCTGCTGTACGCGGGCCTCGGCACCCTGCTGACCGTGGTCTCCTCGGTGCCCGTCGCCTACGCGCTCGCCAAGTTCCGCTTCCGCGGCCGGCGGCTGTCGCTGCTGCTCGTGATCGCCATGATGATGCTGCCGCCTCAGGTGGTCGTCATCCCGATGTACCTCTTCTGGGCCCAGCAGCTGGACCTCTCCGGCACCCTGTGGCCGCTGATCATCCCGATGGCCTTCGGCGACGCCTTCTCCATCTTCCTGCTGCGCCAGTTCCTGCTGACGATCCCCGACGAGTACCTGGACGCGGCGAGGGTCGACGGCTGCGGCGAACTGCGCACCATGCTGCGCGTGGTCCTGCCGATGGCGAAGCCCGGGATCGCGGCCGTGGCGCTGTTCCAGTTCTTCGCCGCCTGGAACGACTACTTCGGCCCGCAGATCTACGCCTCGGACAACCCGGCCGCCTGGACCCTCAGCTACGGCCTGGAGTCCTTCAAGGGCGCGCACCACACCAACTGGAACCTGACCATGGCGGCAACCGTGCTGGTCATGGCCCCGGTGATCGTCCTCTTCTTCTTCGCCCAGAAGGCGTTCGTCGAAGGCGTCACCCTGACCGGAGTGAAAGGCTAG
- a CDS encoding HNH endonuclease codes for MPHVLVLNASYEPLGVVPLRRALVLVLENKAVSLEESGAFLHSATRAVPAPSVVRLKRFVRVPYRGPVPLTRRALFARDGGRCMYCGAVATSVDHVIPRSRGGQHAWDNVVAACRRCNHVKADRHLVDLGWRLRHQPAPPSGLAWRIIGTGHRDPCWMPYLQPYGAEDALDRIGLPVAATAVAS; via the coding sequence GTGCCGCACGTCCTGGTCCTCAACGCGTCGTACGAGCCCCTCGGCGTCGTACCGCTCCGTCGCGCGCTCGTCCTCGTCCTGGAGAACAAAGCCGTCTCCCTGGAAGAATCCGGCGCCTTTCTGCACAGCGCGACAAGGGCCGTCCCCGCTCCCAGCGTGGTTCGGCTCAAGCGCTTCGTGCGGGTCCCCTACCGGGGGCCCGTTCCACTCACCCGCCGCGCGCTGTTCGCCCGGGACGGCGGCCGCTGCATGTACTGCGGGGCCGTCGCCACCAGTGTCGACCACGTCATCCCGCGCAGCCGGGGCGGGCAGCACGCCTGGGACAACGTCGTCGCCGCGTGCCGTCGCTGCAACCACGTCAAGGCCGACCGGCACCTCGTCGATCTCGGCTGGCGGCTGCGGCACCAGCCGGCTCCGCCGTCGGGGCTGGCCTGGCGGATCATCGGGACGGGGCACCGGGATCCGTGCTGGATGCCGTATCTCCAGCCGTACGGGGCGGAGGATGCGCTGGATCGCATCGGGCTCCCGGTGGCCGCCACGGCGGTCGCGTCGTAG
- a CDS encoding ABC transporter substrate-binding protein — MPGIRRLTVAATAVAAISVLATACTGSASNTAADDPKKDVTLNFWHGWSAPSEIKAIEDNIARFQKAHPNIKVNVTGNMTDDKINQALRAGGEKAPDVVSSFTTDSVGKFCNSGAFADLNPFLKKSGVDKEKVFPKTLLEYTQFKGNQCTLPLLNDAYGLVYNKTAFEAAGITEPPKTWSQFVAAAQKLTIAKGDSYEQLGIMPTYHGYETAPQRLAALWSPSYFDADGKSNLAKDPGFAQMLTAQKDLVGKLGGYEKLEKFRTTFGDEWSAEHPFHLGLVAMQIDGEWRAPMAKEAGVKFEIGTAPMPVPDDRVSEYGKGYLAGTIMGIASGSKKQNAAWELTKYMTTDTEAVVEFANAIHNVPSTLAALDSPKLQVSPEFKTFIDIAKHPKSTTTPAQADGGTYQLTFTDFAYAVEKGEVTDIPAGLAKTDQQVDTDIAKAK, encoded by the coding sequence ATGCCCGGAATCCGCCGCCTGACCGTCGCCGCAACCGCCGTCGCCGCGATATCCGTACTCGCCACCGCGTGTACGGGCTCCGCCTCCAACACGGCCGCCGACGACCCCAAGAAGGACGTCACCCTCAACTTCTGGCACGGCTGGTCCGCCCCCAGCGAGATCAAGGCCATCGAGGACAACATCGCCCGGTTCCAGAAGGCTCACCCGAACATCAAGGTGAACGTCACGGGCAACATGACGGACGACAAGATCAACCAGGCGCTGCGCGCCGGCGGGGAGAAGGCCCCCGACGTGGTCTCCTCCTTCACCACCGACAGCGTCGGCAAGTTCTGCAACTCCGGCGCCTTCGCCGACCTGAACCCCTTCCTGAAGAAGTCCGGGGTCGACAAGGAGAAGGTCTTCCCCAAGACCCTGCTGGAGTACACCCAGTTCAAGGGCAACCAGTGCACGCTGCCGCTGCTGAACGACGCGTACGGCCTCGTCTACAACAAGACCGCCTTCGAGGCCGCCGGGATCACCGAACCGCCCAAGACGTGGAGCCAGTTCGTGGCCGCCGCGCAGAAGCTGACGATCGCCAAGGGCGATTCGTACGAGCAGCTCGGCATCATGCCCACCTACCACGGCTACGAGACCGCCCCCCAGCGGCTGGCCGCGCTGTGGAGCCCGTCGTACTTCGACGCCGACGGCAAGTCCAACCTGGCCAAGGACCCCGGCTTCGCGCAGATGCTGACGGCGCAGAAGGACCTGGTCGGCAAGCTCGGCGGGTACGAGAAGCTGGAGAAGTTCCGCACCACCTTCGGCGACGAGTGGAGCGCCGAGCACCCCTTCCACCTCGGCCTGGTGGCCATGCAGATCGACGGCGAGTGGCGGGCCCCGATGGCGAAGGAGGCCGGGGTGAAGTTCGAGATCGGGACCGCGCCGATGCCCGTCCCCGACGACCGGGTCTCCGAGTACGGCAAGGGCTATCTCGCCGGCACGATCATGGGCATCGCCTCGGGCAGCAAGAAGCAGAACGCCGCCTGGGAGCTGACGAAGTACATGACGACCGACACCGAGGCGGTCGTGGAGTTCGCCAACGCCATCCACAACGTGCCCTCCACGCTGGCCGCCCTGGACTCCCCCAAGCTCCAGGTGAGCCCGGAGTTCAAGACGTTCATCGACATCGCCAAGCACCCGAAGTCGACCACCACCCCGGCGCAGGCGGACGGCGGCACCTACCAGCTGACCTTCACGGACTTCGCGTACGCGGTCGAGAAGGGCGAGGTCACGGACATCCCCGCCGGTCTCGCCAAGACCGACCAGCAGGTCGACACGGACATCGCGAAGGCGAAGTAG
- a CDS encoding ROK family transcriptional regulator — protein MPATPGTPSLLRALNDRAALELLLTHGPLSRTRIGHLTGLSKPTASQLLARLESAGLVVATGTATGRPGPNAQLYAVNARAAYVAGLDVTPGRILASVADLTGEVIGSHELPYAESTGPVEHVTRALGEAVKDAGLHLADIHRVVIATPGSFDPRTGVLRYADHLAGWQSPTLLDELAAALPMPFEYENDVNLAAVAEQRLGAARGHEDFVLLWNEEGLGAALVLGGRLHRGWTGGAGEIGFLPVAGHPLVRQVTRVNSGGYQELAGAQVLPAMAARHGVDAPPAAAAGADSVHGAVHGAESGAMVEAAAALLAQAAAAPEGGHLELLREYATALATGLASLVAVLDPEIVILSGALTIAGGEPLRELLEAELADLAPSRPLLVTGEVRERPVLRGALESALAATRDEVFDTSRR, from the coding sequence ATGCCCGCCACCCCCGGTACGCCCAGCCTGTTGCGCGCCCTGAACGACCGGGCCGCGCTCGAGCTCCTGCTGACGCACGGTCCCCTGTCCCGGACCCGGATCGGGCACCTCACCGGCCTCTCGAAGCCGACCGCCTCCCAGCTGCTGGCCCGGCTGGAGTCCGCCGGGCTCGTCGTCGCCACCGGCACCGCCACCGGCCGCCCCGGCCCCAACGCGCAGCTCTACGCCGTCAACGCGCGGGCCGCGTACGTCGCCGGGCTCGACGTCACCCCGGGCCGGATCCTCGCCTCCGTGGCCGACCTGACCGGCGAGGTGATCGGCAGCCACGAGCTCCCGTACGCGGAGTCCACCGGGCCGGTCGAGCACGTCACCCGCGCCCTCGGCGAGGCCGTCAAGGACGCCGGGCTGCACCTCGCCGACATCCACCGGGTGGTCATCGCGACCCCCGGCTCCTTCGACCCCCGCACCGGGGTGCTGCGCTACGCCGACCACCTGGCGGGCTGGCAGTCCCCCACGCTGCTCGACGAGCTCGCCGCGGCCCTGCCGATGCCGTTCGAGTACGAGAACGACGTGAACCTCGCCGCCGTCGCCGAACAGCGGCTCGGCGCCGCCCGCGGCCACGAGGACTTCGTCCTGCTGTGGAACGAGGAGGGCCTCGGGGCCGCCCTCGTGCTCGGCGGCCGGCTGCACCGCGGCTGGACCGGCGGCGCCGGGGAGATCGGTTTCCTGCCGGTCGCCGGGCACCCCCTGGTCCGCCAGGTCACCCGGGTCAACTCCGGCGGCTACCAGGAGCTGGCCGGCGCACAGGTACTGCCCGCGATGGCGGCCCGGCACGGCGTCGACGCACCGCCGGCCGCCGCGGCCGGGGCCGACTCGGTGCACGGCGCCGTGCACGGGGCCGAGTCCGGGGCCATGGTCGAAGCTGCGGCCGCGCTGCTGGCCCAGGCCGCCGCCGCGCCCGAAGGGGGCCACCTCGAACTCCTGCGGGAGTACGCCACCGCCCTCGCCACCGGTCTCGCCTCGCTGGTCGCCGTACTGGACCCGGAGATCGTGATCCTCTCCGGCGCGCTGACCATCGCGGGCGGAGAGCCGCTGCGCGAACTCCTCGAAGCCGAGCTCGCCGACCTCGCCCCGTCCCGGCCGCTGCTGGTGACCGGCGAGGTCAGGGAACGGCCCGTCCTGCGCGGGGCGCTGGAAAGCGCCCTCGCCGCCACCCGCGACGAGGTCTTCGACACCTCCCGCCGCTGA
- a CDS encoding carbohydrate ABC transporter permease yields the protein MAGTLSPELRSRRRRSTLRTAAFMSPWLIGFSVFFAYPLVSTVYFSFTKYDGFRPPVFNGLDNWTYVFSDLPMFWPAMRNTLWLVVIMVACRVAFGLGIGLLITKIKLGTGVFRTLFYLPYLAPPVAATLAFVFLLNPGTGPVNTLLDAVGLSGPGWFTDPVWSKPALTALAVWGVGDLMVIFMAALLDVPREQYEAAELDGAGALARFRHITLPNISPIILFAVVTGVIQAMQFYTQPLVAGKVASGVMGGSGQQFEPGYPDKSTLTLPQVIYNVGFQRFDYGTACVVALVLFALSMAFTALLMRRRGGLIEAGD from the coding sequence ATGGCCGGCACCCTCTCCCCCGAACTACGCTCCAGGCGCCGCAGGTCGACGCTGCGCACGGCGGCCTTCATGTCGCCCTGGCTGATCGGGTTCAGCGTCTTCTTCGCCTACCCGCTCGTCTCCACCGTCTACTTCTCCTTCACCAAGTACGACGGCTTCCGCCCGCCCGTCTTCAACGGGCTGGACAACTGGACCTACGTCTTCTCCGACCTCCCGATGTTCTGGCCGGCCATGCGCAACACCCTGTGGCTGGTCGTGATCATGGTCGCCTGCCGGGTCGCCTTCGGCCTCGGCATCGGCCTGCTCATCACCAAGATCAAGCTGGGCACGGGCGTCTTCCGCACCCTGTTCTACCTGCCCTACCTGGCCCCTCCGGTGGCGGCGACCCTCGCCTTCGTCTTCCTGCTCAACCCGGGCACCGGCCCGGTGAACACCCTGCTGGACGCCGTCGGACTGTCCGGACCCGGCTGGTTCACGGACCCCGTCTGGTCCAAGCCGGCACTGACCGCGCTCGCGGTGTGGGGGGTCGGCGACCTGATGGTCATCTTCATGGCCGCGCTGCTCGACGTACCGCGCGAGCAGTACGAGGCCGCCGAGCTGGACGGTGCCGGGGCGCTGGCGCGCTTCCGCCACATCACCCTGCCGAACATCTCGCCGATCATCCTGTTCGCGGTGGTCACCGGGGTCATCCAGGCGATGCAGTTCTACACGCAGCCCCTGGTGGCGGGGAAGGTGGCGTCCGGCGTGATGGGCGGCTCGGGCCAGCAGTTCGAGCCCGGGTACCCCGACAAGTCCACCCTGACCCTGCCCCAGGTCATCTACAACGTCGGCTTCCAGCGCTTCGACTACGGCACCGCCTGCGTGGTCGCCCTGGTGCTGTTCGCCCTCTCCATGGCCTTCACCGCGCTGCTCATGCGGCGGCGCGGCGGGCTGATCGAGGCAGGTGACTGA
- a CDS encoding mechanosensitive ion channel family protein, with protein MVCPHHLPRAGRYIWRYPAVARPAALLPLAADNPDASETIRETHESVTNAASFIEENWAGWLYLGLRILLILVIAFALRSVVRKSLTKLITRMNRGADAVEGTALSGLLVNAERRRQRSEAIGSVLRSVASFLILGTAALMVLGALDINLGPLLASAGVAGVAIGFGARNLVTDFLSGVFMILEDQYGVGDKIDAGVASGEVVEVGLRVTKLRGDNGEIWYVRNGEIKRIGNLSQGWATASVAVQVKPTESLSRIREVIKNIADTMAKESPWDERLWGPVEVLGLDEVLLASMSVSVSAKTMPGQQFAVERELRWRIKDAFDAAGIGIVGGLPAPEEDAAPADPSAAVAPPSALANPTSPQSLATAEIPQPAAGGSASGPRITK; from the coding sequence ATGGTCTGCCCGCACCACCTTCCGCGGGCAGGACGCTATATCTGGAGGTACCCCGCCGTGGCCAGGCCTGCCGCCCTGCTCCCCCTCGCAGCCGACAACCCGGACGCGTCCGAAACGATCAGAGAGACGCACGAGAGCGTCACGAACGCCGCCAGTTTCATCGAGGAGAACTGGGCCGGATGGCTGTACCTGGGCCTGCGGATCCTCCTCATCCTGGTCATCGCCTTCGCCCTGCGCTCGGTGGTCCGCAAGTCGCTGACCAAGCTGATCACCCGGATGAACCGCGGCGCCGACGCCGTCGAGGGCACGGCCCTGAGCGGGCTGCTGGTCAATGCCGAGCGGCGTCGGCAGCGGTCCGAGGCCATCGGTTCGGTGCTGCGCTCGGTGGCCTCGTTCCTGATCCTCGGCACGGCGGCCCTGATGGTGCTCGGCGCGCTCGACATCAACCTGGGGCCGCTGCTGGCGAGCGCCGGTGTGGCCGGTGTGGCCATCGGTTTCGGCGCCCGGAACCTGGTCACGGACTTCCTGTCCGGCGTGTTCATGATCCTCGAGGACCAGTACGGCGTCGGCGACAAGATCGACGCCGGGGTGGCCTCGGGCGAGGTCGTCGAGGTGGGTCTGCGCGTCACCAAGCTGCGCGGCGACAACGGCGAGATCTGGTACGTCCGCAACGGCGAGATCAAGCGGATCGGCAACCTCAGCCAGGGCTGGGCCACGGCGAGCGTCGCGGTGCAGGTCAAGCCCACCGAGAGCCTGTCCCGCATCCGCGAGGTGATCAAGAACATCGCCGACACCATGGCCAAGGAGTCCCCGTGGGACGAGCGGCTGTGGGGCCCGGTGGAGGTGCTGGGCCTGGACGAGGTGCTGCTGGCCTCGATGTCCGTGTCGGTGTCGGCGAAGACGATGCCGGGCCAGCAGTTCGCCGTGGAGCGCGAGCTGCGCTGGCGGATAAAGGACGCCTTCGACGCCGCGGGCATCGGGATCGTCGGGGGCCTGCCGGCGCCCGAGGAGGATGCGGCCCCGGCCGACCCCTCGGCGGCCGTGGCCCCGCCGTCGGCGCTCGCGAACCCGACGTCCCCGCAGTCCCTGGCCACCGCGGAGATCCCGCAGCCGGCCGCGGGCGGCTCGGCCTCCGGCCCGCGCATAACGAAGTAG
- a CDS encoding 6-phospho-beta-glucosidase: MKLAVVGGGSTYTPELIDGFARLRDTLPISELVLIDPAAERLELIGGLARRIFAKQGHPGLITTTSDLDAGVADADAVLLQLRIGGQAARLQDETWPLECGCVGQETTGAGGLAKALRTVPVVLDIAERVRRSNPDAWIIDFTNPVGIVTRALLQAGHKAVGLCNVAIGFQRRFAAMLDLTPADIHLDHVGLNHLTWELGVRKGGPEGENLLPQLIARHGDAIAADLRLPRAVLDRLGVVPSYYLRYFYAHDEVVRELGTKPSRAAEVAAMEKELLGLYGDPALDEKPELLAKRGGAFYSEAAVDLAAALLGDGGSAVQVVNTLNNGTLPFLPDDAVVEVQARMDRTGPSPLAVPRLDPLYAGLIAHVTAYEDLALDAALRGGRERVFKALLAHPLVGQFDLAEGLTDRLLAHNKEHLAWA, translated from the coding sequence ATGAAACTCGCAGTGGTGGGCGGCGGTTCCACCTATACCCCCGAGCTGATCGACGGGTTCGCCCGACTGCGCGACACCCTGCCCATCAGCGAGCTGGTGCTGATCGACCCGGCCGCCGAGCGGCTGGAGCTGATCGGCGGCCTGGCGCGGCGGATCTTCGCCAAGCAGGGGCACCCGGGCCTGATCACCACCACCTCCGACCTCGACGCGGGCGTCGCGGACGCGGACGCGGTCCTGCTGCAGCTGCGCATCGGCGGGCAGGCGGCCCGGCTCCAGGACGAGACCTGGCCGCTGGAGTGCGGCTGCGTGGGCCAGGAGACCACCGGTGCCGGCGGTCTCGCCAAGGCGCTGCGCACGGTCCCGGTGGTCCTCGACATCGCCGAGCGGGTCCGGCGCTCCAACCCGGACGCGTGGATCATCGACTTCACCAACCCGGTCGGGATCGTCACCCGCGCCCTGCTGCAGGCCGGGCACAAGGCGGTCGGGCTGTGCAACGTGGCCATCGGCTTCCAGCGCAGGTTCGCCGCGATGCTGGACCTGACGCCGGCCGACATCCACCTCGACCACGTGGGCCTCAACCACCTCACCTGGGAGCTGGGGGTGCGCAAGGGCGGCCCGGAGGGCGAGAACCTGCTGCCGCAGCTCATCGCCCGGCACGGCGACGCCATCGCCGCCGACCTGCGGCTGCCGCGTGCGGTGCTGGACCGGCTCGGCGTGGTCCCCTCGTACTACCTGCGCTACTTCTACGCCCACGACGAGGTGGTCCGGGAGCTCGGCACCAAGCCCTCGCGGGCCGCCGAGGTCGCCGCGATGGAGAAGGAGCTGCTCGGCCTGTACGGGGATCCCGCGCTGGACGAGAAGCCCGAACTGCTCGCCAAGCGGGGCGGCGCCTTCTACTCGGAGGCCGCTGTGGACCTGGCCGCGGCCCTGCTGGGCGACGGCGGGAGCGCCGTCCAGGTGGTCAACACGCTGAACAACGGCACCCTGCCGTTCCTCCCCGACGACGCGGTCGTCGAGGTGCAGGCACGGATGGACCGCACCGGGCCGTCGCCGCTGGCCGTACCGCGGCTGGACCCGCTGTACGCGGGGCTCATCGCCCACGTCACGGCGTACGAGGACCTCGCGCTGGACGCGGCGCTGCGTGGCGGCCGCGAGCGGGTCTTCAAGGCGCTGCTGGCGCACCCGCTGGTGGGCCAGTTCGACCTCGCCGAGGGGCTGACGGACCGGCTCCTCGCGCACAACAAGGAGCACCTGGCATGGGCGTGA